The DNA segment GGTCGGGATACCCGCGGCGCCTGGTGGGGGATCAGATCCCGCTGCAGGCGCGAATGATGACCATTTCCGACATCTACGACGCATTGACCGCGCAGGACCGCCCGTACAAGCCGGCCGTGGCGCCGGACACCGCGCTCGACATCCTGCGCGCCGAGTCCGATCAGGGCAAGCTCGACCGCGACCTGTTCGACGTTTTCGTCACCCAGCGCGTCTACGAGGCATCTCTGGCGAGATGAGGATCAAGTTCTGGGGGACTCGGGGCACGCGGCCGACCCCCGGCCCGCGAACGCTCAGGTACGGAGGCAACACCACCTGCATCGAGGTGAGGGACAGGGAGAACAACCTCCTCATCATCGACTCCGGTTCGGGCATCGCCGAGCTCGGGGCGGGGTTCAGCGCGACCGCCCCGCTGCAGGCCCACCTCCTGATCACGCATACGCACCTGGACCACATCCAGGGCTTTCCGTTCTTCCTGCCGGCGTTCATTCCCGGCACGCACCTGACGATCGTCGGGCCGGCGGGCTCGGCCAAGTCGCTGCAGGCCGCGTTCGCGGACCAGATGGACCCGGCGTACTTCCCGGTGCGGCTCGACCACATGCCGGCCGAGATGGAGTTCATCGAGCGCAACCCGGGTGAGACCTTCGAGGTGGGGGCGCTGCAGATCACGCCCCACCTGTTGATGCACCCGATCCCGACCTTCGGCTACCGGATCGATGAGGGATCGGCGCGGTTTGCCTTTGCGACGGATAACGAGATCGCGATGTTCGCCAACGAGGGCGGCTGCACGGTCAAGGACATCGCCAACTGGTGCCGGGACGCGGATCTGCTCGTCCACGACGCGCAGTACAGCACCGAGGAGTACAGGACGCACGCCGGTTTCGGCCACTCGACCTACGAGGAGGCGCTGTCGCTCGCCGAACAGGCCGGTGTCAAGGAGCTGGCCTTCTTCCATCACGACCCGGCGCATTCGGACAGCGACATCGACGCCCTGATCGAGGAGGCGATCGGCAACCACCGCCAGGCGGGCGGCGCCGATGTCGACGCCTTCCCGGCGGCCGAGGAACAGGAGCTGGCGCTCTAGTTTCGAGCGCCGGGCGCGGTCGATCGAGCCGAGTCCCTTAGTCTTTTGCCCGTGACCGGCGATACTGAGCTCGATCTGCCGGGGGTGTTTCGTGACCGCCGCGAGAAGCTCGAAAGGCTACGTGGCGCCGGGGTCGATCCGTTCTCGCGCGGATTCAGGCCGACACACGACAGCGTGGCGGCCAGAGCGCTGCTGGGTGAGGTGGAGCGGACGGAACCCGTCTCGCTCGCCGGCCGGCTGATGGTGAAGCGGCTTCACGGCGGCTCCGCGTTCGCCGACCTGCAGGACGGCCACGGGCGCATCCAGGTCTTCGCCGGCCGCGACATCCTCGGCGAGGCCGAGTTCGACCGGTTCGTGGATCTCGACGCCGGTGACCTGATCGGCGTCACCGGTCCGATCTTTCGCACGCGCCGGGGTGAGGTGACGGTCGAGGTCCAGACCTTCCAGCTGCTGACCAAGTCACTGCGCCCGCTGCCGGAGAAGTGGCACGGGTTGAAGGACGTGGAGATCCGCTACCGGCAGCGCTATGTGGACCTGATCGCCAACCCTGAGGTGCGGGAGGTGTTTCGGGCGCGCACCAAGATCATCACGGCGATCCGGGGGCTGCTGGACGAGCGCGGCTTCCTGGACGTCGAGACGCCGGTGCTGCAAGAGGTGCCCGGAGGAGGCCACGCGCGGCCGTTCCTGACCCACCACAACTCGCTGGACCGCGACCTGTACCTGCGCATCGCGCTGGAGCTGCACCTGAAGCGGCTGCTCGTCGGCGG comes from the bacterium genome and includes:
- a CDS encoding MBL fold metallo-hydrolase, producing the protein MRIKFWGTRGTRPTPGPRTLRYGGNTTCIEVRDRENNLLIIDSGSGIAELGAGFSATAPLQAHLLITHTHLDHIQGFPFFLPAFIPGTHLTIVGPAGSAKSLQAAFADQMDPAYFPVRLDHMPAEMEFIERNPGETFEVGALQITPHLLMHPIPTFGYRIDEGSARFAFATDNEIAMFANEGGCTVKDIANWCRDADLLVHDAQYSTEEYRTHAGFGHSTYEEALSLAEQAGVKELAFFHHDPAHSDSDIDALIEEAIGNHRQAGGADVDAFPAAEEQELAL
- a CDS encoding lysine--tRNA ligase; translation: MTGDTELDLPGVFRDRREKLERLRGAGVDPFSRGFRPTHDSVAARALLGEVERTEPVSLAGRLMVKRLHGGSAFADLQDGHGRIQVFAGRDILGEAEFDRFVDLDAGDLIGVTGPIFRTRRGEVTVEVQTFQLLTKSLRPLPEKWHGLKDVEIRYRQRYVDLIANPEVREVFRARTKIITAIRGLLDERGFLDVETPVLQEVPGGGHARPFLTHHNSLDRDLYLRIALELHLKRLLVGGFERVYEIGRVFRNEGLSPRHNPEFSLLECYQAYADYEDVMRLVEDLMVASAMAAGRPLETSYQGEAVDLTPPFRRERMADLVLEHTGRHAAGQELNDLFEEHVEPRLRQPTFVIDYPIEISPLARPREDDPRFVERFELIILGREYANAFTELTDPVDQRARFEAQAAMRAAGDVEAHPMDEDFLRAVEYGLPPCGGLGVGLDRLVMLLTDQPSVRDVILFPVMKAET